A window of the Vigna angularis cultivar LongXiaoDou No.4 chromosome 3, ASM1680809v1, whole genome shotgun sequence genome harbors these coding sequences:
- the LOC108324162 gene encoding uncharacterized protein LOC108324162 produces MSRFPFFNRSNTIHSEHSQKPYVPQSQQSLDRSGSLNRFYGSAESAKTSIRGKMVRKLCTLFESSSKKAAESESQSESKASWDSCTTTTPFRLSGTEERIVVYLTSLRGVRRTFEDCNAVRMILKGFRVWVDERDVSMDIAYREDSMPRQ; encoded by the coding sequence ATGTCGCGGTTTCCGTTCTTCAACCGGTCGAACACGATTCATTCTGAGCACTCGCAGAAACCTTACGTTCCTCAGAGCCAGCAGAGTCTGGACCGGTCCGGTTCGCTGAATCGGTTCTACGGATCCGCTGAGTCGGCGAAAACCTCAATCCGCGGGAAAATGGTGAGGAAGCTCTGTACCTTGTTCGAGTCCTCCTCGAAGAAGGCTGCAGAATCGGAGTCCCAATCGGAATCAAAAGCGAGTTGGGACTCGTGCACGACGACGACGCCGTTTCGGTTGTCCGGGACGGAGGAGCGAATCGTGGTGTATTTAACGAGCCTGCGCGGGGTTCGGCGAACATTCGAGGACTGCAACGCGGTGCGCATGATCCTGaaggggtttagggtttgggtggACGAGAGGGACGTGTCGATGGACATAGCTTACAGGGAGGACTCAATGCCACGTCAGTAA
- the LOC108324161 gene encoding universal stress protein PHOS34-like isoform X2 yields MAGSSEKQVVVIGIDDSEQSTYALKWTLDHFFPSPIFKLVLVHSRPTATSAVGLAGPGAAEILPIVDSDLRKIAARVVDSARQLCIDKSVDDVTAEVVEGDPRNVLCDAVEKYHAAVLVVGSHGYGAIKRAVLGSVSDYCAHHAHCTVMIVKKPKIKH; encoded by the exons ATGGCAGGATCGTCAGAGAAGCAAGTGGTGGTGATCGGAATAGATGACAGTGAACAGAGCACGTACGCTCTCAAATGGACCCTTGATCACTTCTTTCCGAGTCCAATCTTCAAGCTGGTTCTCGTTCACTCCAGACCCACCGCCACTTCCGCCGTGGGTCTCGCCGGACCTG GTGCCGCTGAGATATTGCCTATTGTAGATTCTGATTTGAGAAAGATTGCGGCCAGAGTCGTTGATTCCGCTAGACAACTTTGCATCGACAAATCT GTAGATGATGTCACAGCGGAGGTTGTGGAAGGCGATCCCAGAAATGTTCTTTGTGATGCTGTGGAAAAGTATCATGCAGCAGTATTGGTTGTGGGTAGTCACGGTTATGGAGCTATAAAAAG GGCTGTTTTAGGGAGTGTAAGTGATTATTGTGCTCATCATGCTCACTGCACGGTAATGATAGTGAAGAAGCCAAAAATCAAACATTGA
- the LOC108324161 gene encoding universal stress protein PHOS32-like isoform X1: MAGSSEKQVVVIGIDDSEQSTYALKWTLDHFFPSPIFKLVLVHSRPTATSAVGLAGPVYVGAAEILPIVDSDLRKIAARVVDSARQLCIDKSVDDVTAEVVEGDPRNVLCDAVEKYHAAVLVVGSHGYGAIKRAVLGSVSDYCAHHAHCTVMIVKKPKIKH, encoded by the exons ATGGCAGGATCGTCAGAGAAGCAAGTGGTGGTGATCGGAATAGATGACAGTGAACAGAGCACGTACGCTCTCAAATGGACCCTTGATCACTTCTTTCCGAGTCCAATCTTCAAGCTGGTTCTCGTTCACTCCAGACCCACCGCCACTTCCGCCGTGGGTCTCGCCGGACCTG TGTATGTAGGTGCCGCTGAGATATTGCCTATTGTAGATTCTGATTTGAGAAAGATTGCGGCCAGAGTCGTTGATTCCGCTAGACAACTTTGCATCGACAAATCT GTAGATGATGTCACAGCGGAGGTTGTGGAAGGCGATCCCAGAAATGTTCTTTGTGATGCTGTGGAAAAGTATCATGCAGCAGTATTGGTTGTGGGTAGTCACGGTTATGGAGCTATAAAAAG GGCTGTTTTAGGGAGTGTAAGTGATTATTGTGCTCATCATGCTCACTGCACGGTAATGATAGTGAAGAAGCCAAAAATCAAACATTGA